The following are from one region of the Ignavibacteriota bacterium genome:
- a CDS encoding T9SS type A sorting domain-containing protein, which produces MENLSANGQGLPNEVCLYRLSTELFTKKTNVISKMKKLLFFSLLFLGPTSNLFSQSGWTELTNPTDQPYFGVYFLSSSIGFVCGANGVLLRTSNGGDSWDIIQLNSDILFYKIGFKDANTGFVIGSFGVAYKTEDTGLTWTPILPVNGILSLHDIFFLDNNYGLIVGRRGVALDSALIMRTTDGGNTWPILDTPFPNQLFAVSFHNYFDGFAVGDNNLRIKTINSGQTWSALPNDPPALFFDVSAVSSSDVFAVSTNGIYLSTNAGQSWNLNFTGGYLQTVTFLNSSTGFAGGRDGRIWKTTNSGTNWLSQQLDFSEEIMDIFFVDNDTGYAVGNKNNQGIIYKTTTGGNSTSGVSEFSSEIPDEFFVYQNYPNPFNPTTTIQFSIPELSFVKLEVFNTLGEKVTTLVSEELFAGNYRYEWDATNLTSGVYLYKMQTTNFSTSKIMIFLK; this is translated from the coding sequence ATGGAAAACCTGTCTGCTAATGGGCAAGGTCTGCCAAATGAAGTTTGCTTATACCGGCTGTCAACTGAATTATTTACAAAAAAAACAAATGTTATTAGTAAAATGAAAAAATTATTATTCTTCAGTCTTCTTTTTCTTGGACCAACTAGTAATTTATTCTCACAGAGTGGATGGACCGAGTTAACAAATCCAACTGACCAACCGTATTTCGGAGTTTACTTTCTTTCTTCCAGTATAGGTTTTGTATGTGGAGCCAATGGTGTTCTCCTGCGAACATCCAACGGCGGAGATAGCTGGGATATAATTCAACTAAATTCAGATATACTTTTTTACAAGATAGGATTTAAAGATGCTAACACCGGTTTTGTTATTGGAAGCTTTGGAGTTGCATATAAAACAGAAGATACCGGACTGACATGGACTCCGATTTTACCGGTTAACGGGATATTATCTCTTCATGATATATTTTTTCTGGATAATAACTATGGATTGATTGTCGGGAGAAGAGGTGTAGCATTAGATAGCGCTTTGATTATGAGAACTACGGATGGCGGTAATACATGGCCGATTCTTGATACTCCATTTCCAAATCAATTATTTGCAGTTAGTTTCCACAACTACTTCGATGGATTTGCAGTGGGTGATAATAACTTAAGAATAAAAACAATAAACTCCGGACAAACCTGGTCCGCTCTTCCAAATGATCCACCGGCACTTTTTTTTGATGTATCTGCCGTTTCATCATCAGATGTCTTTGCAGTTTCAACAAATGGTATTTACCTTTCAACCAATGCTGGTCAATCTTGGAATCTTAACTTTACCGGCGGGTATTTGCAAACAGTAACTTTTCTAAACAGCTCAACAGGATTTGCCGGCGGAAGGGATGGCAGAATCTGGAAAACAACAAATTCAGGGACAAACTGGTTAAGCCAGCAGCTGGATTTTTCAGAAGAGATTATGGATATCTTTTTTGTTGACAATGATACGGGTTATGCAGTTGGAAATAAGAATAACCAGGGGATAATTTATAAAACCACGACGGGTGGAAACTCAACATCGGGTGTTTCAGAATTTTCTTCAGAAATTCCCGATGAGTTTTTTGTTTATCAAAATTATCCCAACCCATTCAATCCGACTACAACAATTCAATTCTCAATTCCTGAACTATCATTTGTAAAGCTAGAAGTATTCAACACACTTGGAGAAAAAGTAACAACACTTGTTTCTGAAGAATTATTTGCCGGTAATTATAGATATGAATGGGACGCAACTAATCTGACAAGTGGTGTTTACTTATACAAAATGCAGACAACTAATTTCTCAACGAGCAAAATAATGATATTTTTAAAATAA
- a CDS encoding T9SS type A sorting domain-containing protein codes for MLLLKYLLFVLACTVGYSQTVYELLPGSKNNLVELSFSNRSIGANQLVSVAVQQTPEWIEFNNDQVNIENIKTLQKQTAQFSFNVLENAPIGEEGSITFRISNGSAGVITKTYNIKILTPKIFEVYQNYPNPFNPTTTIKYSIPQDAFVSIKLFNVLGEKITELENKEMKVGIHETVFNANNLPAGRQGLSSGFYFYIVEAKGLDGTKYFDTKKMILLK; via the coding sequence ATGCTGCTGTTAAAATATTTATTATTTGTTCTTGCTTGTACAGTAGGTTATTCTCAAACGGTTTATGAACTATTGCCCGGCTCAAAGAATAACCTTGTTGAATTAAGTTTTTCTAATAGATCAATTGGTGCAAATCAATTAGTAAGTGTTGCTGTTCAACAGACACCCGAATGGATAGAGTTTAATAATGATCAGGTAAATATTGAGAACATAAAAACCTTACAAAAGCAAACGGCACAGTTTTCATTTAATGTCTTAGAGAATGCACCAATCGGTGAAGAAGGAAGCATCACATTCAGAATTTCAAACGGTAGTGCTGGAGTAATTACTAAAACATATAATATTAAAATATTAACACCAAAGATTTTTGAAGTTTACCAGAACTATCCTAATCCATTTAACCCAACCACTACGATAAAATATTCAATTCCACAGGACGCATTTGTTTCGATAAAACTATTCAATGTGCTTGGTGAAAAAATAACAGAGCTTGAAAACAAAGAAATGAAAGTTGGAATACACGAAACAGTTTTCAATGCAAATAACCTGCCTGCCGGCAGGCAAGGCCTCAGCAGTGGCTTTTACTTTTACATAGTTGAAGCAAAAGGTTTAGACGGCACAAAATATTTTGATACTAAGAAGATGATATTGCTAAAATGA
- a CDS encoding DUF2461 domain-containing protein, translating to MKTGLKDFPKKTTAFLNKLSKNNNREWFEANRDLYNSDFLEPCFEFVVEMGDKLQDIDPDIVAIPKVDKSIFRLHRDVRFSKDKTPYKTNAGLYFWNGKMKKMDASGFYLHLEPRQFGVGLGIYMFSPQLLKKYRDVVSNSASVKELHQIVRALEKKGYTIGGKKFKKTPKGYGTNTLYPGYLLYEGIYAWFESSNLKIISGGKAVDIIYKIFKEMLPLHKWLVKNLF from the coding sequence ATGAAAACCGGATTAAAAGATTTTCCTAAAAAAACCACTGCTTTTCTGAACAAACTTTCTAAGAACAATAACCGAGAATGGTTTGAAGCTAACCGTGATCTTTACAATTCAGATTTTCTTGAACCTTGTTTTGAGTTTGTTGTTGAGATGGGAGATAAATTACAGGATATTGATCCCGATATTGTCGCTATTCCAAAAGTTGATAAATCAATTTTCCGGCTACACAGAGATGTTCGCTTCAGTAAAGATAAAACTCCATACAAAACAAATGCAGGACTGTATTTCTGGAATGGCAAAATGAAGAAGATGGATGCCAGCGGATTTTATTTACATCTTGAGCCGAGACAATTCGGAGTTGGGCTTGGCATTTATATGTTCTCTCCACAGTTATTAAAAAAATATCGTGATGTGGTCTCTAACTCTGCTTCAGTAAAAGAGCTTCACCAAATAGTGCGGGCTCTCGAAAAGAAAGGTTACACAATCGGCGGCAAAAAATTTAAGAAGACTCCGAAGGGATATGGTACGAACACACTTTATCCCGGATATTTATTGTATGAAGGAATTTATGCCTGGTTCGAAAGTTCTAACTTGAAAATTATCAGCGGCGGAAAGGCTGTAGATATTATTTACAAAATATTTAAAGAAATGCTTCCGTTGCATAAGTGGCTGGTGAAGAATTTGTTTTAA
- a CDS encoding T9SS type A sorting domain-containing protein — protein sequence MLLKRYFLFVLVCSVGYSQTVYELLPGSKNNLVELSFSNKLKSENQSVSVIVRQTPEWIEFNNDQVNIENLKILQKQTAQFSFNVSENAKVGEEGSITFRISNGSGGVITKTYNIRIIAPEVFEVYQNYPNPFNPTTTIKYSIPQDAFVSIKIFNVLGEKITELENKEMKVGIHETEFNGINLSSGFYFYIVEAKGMDGTKYFDLKKMILLK from the coding sequence ATGCTGCTTAAAAGATATTTTCTATTTGTTCTTGTTTGTTCTGTAGGTTATTCTCAAACAGTTTATGAACTATTACCTGGCTCAAAGAATAATCTGGTTGAATTAAGTTTTTCAAATAAATTAAAAAGTGAAAATCAATCAGTAAGCGTTATTGTTCGGCAGACACCTGAATGGATAGAGTTTAATAATGATCAGGTAAATATTGAGAACTTAAAAATCTTACAGAAACAAACAGCACAGTTTTCATTTAATGTTTCAGAGAATGCAAAAGTTGGTGAAGAAGGAAGCATTACATTCAGAATTTCGAACGGTAGTGGTGGGGTAATTACTAAAACCTATAATATTAGAATAATAGCACCAGAAGTTTTTGAAGTCTATCAGAATTATCCAAATCCATTCAATCCGACGACAACAATAAAATACTCAATTCCGCAGGATGCGTTTGTCTCTATAAAGATTTTCAACGTGCTTGGTGAGAAAATAACAGAGCTTGAAAACAAAGAAATGAAAGTTGGGATACACGAAACAGAATTTAATGGAATTAATCTCAGCAGTGGATTTTATTTTTACATAGTTGAAGCAAAAGGAATGGACGGCACAAAATATTTTGATTTGAAGAAGATGATTTTACTAAAATAA
- a CDS encoding SPFH domain-containing protein — protein sequence MEKIVEKSANKLNGFLMLFISIALLALAVYLLISGIQNENPEVLWIFIPLLIIFFLLTSGFMVIQPNDSRVLILFGKYTGTVRQSGFFWVNPFTVRKKVSLRIRNFNSQKIKVNDLHGNPIEIGAVIVWKVIDSAKAVFDVENYEQFVDIQSETAIRQLASEYPYDVEEEEKSSLRGSPQEIAESLQKTVQTRLDVAGVDIIEARISYLAYAQEIAQAMLRRQQAQAIIAARTKIVEGAVGMVQMALNALSEQKIVTLDEDKKATMVNNLMVALVSETEAQPVINTGTLYQ from the coding sequence ATGGAAAAAATCGTAGAAAAGTCAGCAAACAAACTAAATGGATTTTTGATGTTATTCATTTCCATCGCATTGCTGGCACTTGCAGTGTATTTATTAATTAGCGGAATTCAAAATGAAAATCCCGAGGTGCTGTGGATATTCATTCCGCTGCTAATCATATTTTTCTTATTAACATCCGGGTTTATGGTTATTCAGCCAAATGATTCGCGCGTTCTGATATTATTTGGAAAATATACTGGCACAGTCAGACAATCAGGATTTTTCTGGGTCAATCCCTTTACAGTTCGGAAAAAAGTTTCACTACGAATTAGAAACTTTAACAGTCAGAAAATTAAAGTGAACGATCTTCATGGAAATCCGATTGAAATCGGGGCAGTAATTGTATGGAAAGTTATTGACTCAGCAAAAGCAGTATTTGATGTTGAGAATTATGAGCAGTTTGTTGACATTCAAAGTGAAACTGCGATTCGTCAGCTTGCATCAGAATATCCGTACGATGTTGAAGAAGAAGAAAAGTCTTCACTTCGCGGAAGTCCGCAGGAGATTGCAGAAAGTCTTCAGAAAACTGTTCAAACTCGTCTTGATGTTGCGGGTGTTGACATTATCGAAGCACGTATTTCATATCTTGCTTATGCACAAGAAATTGCGCAGGCCATGCTACGCAGACAACAAGCGCAAGCTATCATTGCAGCAAGGACAAAAATAGTTGAGGGCGCAGTAGGTATGGTTCAAATGGCGTTGAACGCATTAAGTGAACAGAAAATTGTTACACTCGATGAAGATAAAAAAGCAACAATGGTTAATAATCTGATGGTTGCACTTGTTTCAGAAACCGAAGCTCAGCCAGTAATTAATACGGGCACGCTGTATCAATAA
- a CDS encoding DNA-3-methyladenine glycosylase I has translation MKIIKRCPWTSDDKLMIKYHDKEWGVPLHNDRKLFEFLILEGFQAGLSWKTILYKRENFRKAFDSFDYNKIAKYDKRKINSLLKDAGIIRNKLKIKGAIANAKAFIQVRKEFGTFNKYIWGFVNGKPIQNNFKSSTEIPVKTKLSDHISDDLKKRGFKFVGSTIVYAHMQATGMVNDHLKGCFRSRQLIK, from the coding sequence ATGAAAATTATTAAACGCTGCCCCTGGACATCAGATGACAAATTAATGATTAAATATCACGATAAAGAATGGGGAGTTCCTCTTCACAACGACAGAAAACTTTTTGAATTTTTAATACTAGAAGGATTTCAGGCAGGATTAAGCTGGAAGACAATTCTTTATAAAAGAGAAAACTTCAGAAAAGCATTTGACAGCTTTGATTATAATAAAATTGCAAAGTATGATAAAAGAAAAATCAATTCTCTTTTGAAAGACGCCGGAATTATCAGAAACAAATTGAAAATTAAAGGTGCGATTGCAAATGCAAAAGCATTCATACAAGTACGAAAAGAGTTCGGAACATTTAATAAATACATCTGGGGTTTTGTCAATGGGAAACCAATTCAAAATAATTTTAAATCATCGACAGAGATTCCTGTCAAAACAAAACTTTCAGACCATATCAGTGACGACCTGAAAAAAAGAGGATTTAAGTTTGTCGGCTCAACAATAGTTTACGCGCATATGCAAGCAACAGGAATGGTGAATGACCACCTGAAAGGTTGTTTCCGAAGCAGGCAGCTCATTAAATAA
- a CDS encoding DUF853 family protein — MNTKEKFIEEIKTAYSFKEDYFTLGGTIFEGECIINSFINIPLKTLNRHGLIAGATGTGKTKTLQVITEQLSSKSIPVLVMDVKGDFSGIAKPGSINPKIEERHNKIGLSYNPVGFPVELLSLSDEKGVRLRATVSEFGPVLLSKILELNDTQSSFVSLIFKFCDDTKLPLLDLMDFKRVLQFISNEGKQEVEKHYGSISTTSVGTILRKVIELEQQGADKFFGEKSFEVDDLVRTDEQGRGVVSIIRLVDLQDKPKLFSTFMLSLLAEIYSSFPEEGDLPQPKLVIFIDEAHLIFKEASKALLEQIETIIKLIRSKGVGIFFCTQNPTDVPASVLSQLGLKVQHALRAFTAKDRQMIKLTAENYPLSEYYKTDELLTSLGIGEAAISVLNEKGIPTPLAATLLRAPQSRMDVLTNDEIDGLVKNSRLVSKYGELINRESAYEMLNQKLEASAKDTDFTLPKYETPKQPRGRSKEEKSTFEKVLTSTTTRQIGNTVIKELARGIFGVLGLGGSTRRRK, encoded by the coding sequence ATGAACACAAAAGAAAAATTTATCGAAGAAATAAAAACCGCATATTCTTTTAAAGAAGATTATTTCACTCTTGGCGGGACAATCTTCGAAGGCGAATGTATAATCAACTCATTTATAAACATTCCACTTAAAACTTTGAACCGGCACGGTTTGATCGCCGGAGCCACAGGAACCGGGAAAACAAAAACTCTGCAGGTAATTACCGAGCAGCTTTCTTCTAAAAGTATTCCGGTTCTCGTAATGGATGTAAAAGGAGACTTCAGCGGAATTGCAAAACCAGGGTCCATCAATCCAAAAATTGAAGAGCGACATAACAAAATTGGTTTATCTTATAATCCGGTTGGTTTTCCTGTTGAACTACTTTCTCTTTCCGATGAAAAAGGTGTTCGTCTGCGTGCAACTGTCTCGGAGTTTGGACCGGTGCTTTTATCCAAAATTCTTGAGCTAAATGATACGCAGTCAAGTTTTGTGTCTTTGATTTTTAAATTCTGTGATGATACCAAGCTTCCCCTGCTTGATCTAATGGATTTTAAACGGGTACTACAGTTTATTTCTAACGAAGGAAAACAGGAAGTTGAAAAACATTATGGAAGCATTTCAACTACTTCTGTGGGGACAATACTTCGCAAAGTTATCGAACTTGAGCAGCAGGGTGCAGATAAATTCTTTGGAGAAAAATCTTTTGAGGTTGATGATCTTGTCAGAACTGATGAACAAGGCAGAGGGGTTGTTTCGATAATTCGTCTGGTTGACTTACAGGACAAACCAAAATTGTTTTCAACTTTTATGCTTTCTCTACTTGCGGAAATCTATTCCTCTTTTCCAGAAGAAGGGGATTTGCCGCAGCCAAAACTTGTCATTTTTATTGATGAAGCTCATTTAATTTTCAAGGAGGCTTCAAAAGCTCTGCTCGAGCAAATAGAAACGATTATAAAATTAATTCGTTCAAAGGGTGTGGGAATTTTCTTTTGCACACAAAATCCAACTGATGTTCCGGCAAGCGTCCTATCGCAGCTTGGATTAAAAGTTCAGCACGCTCTCAGAGCATTCACTGCAAAAGACAGACAAATGATAAAACTTACCGCTGAGAATTATCCGCTTTCTGAATATTATAAAACGGACGAGTTGTTGACATCTCTCGGAATCGGTGAAGCAGCAATATCTGTTTTAAACGAAAAAGGGATTCCAACTCCACTTGCTGCAACTCTTCTTCGGGCTCCTCAATCACGAATGGATGTTCTTACTAATGATGAAATCGATGGATTAGTCAAAAATTCAAGACTCGTTTCAAAATACGGCGAATTGATTAATAGAGAAAGCGCTTATGAGATGTTGAATCAAAAACTTGAAGCATCTGCAAAGGACACAGATTTCACATTGCCCAAGTACGAAACTCCCAAACAACCACGCGGAAGATCGAAGGAAGAAAAAAGCACGTTCGAGAAAGTATTAACAAGCACAACAACAAGACAAATCGGTAATACTGTTATAAAAGAATTAGCAAGAGGAATTTTTGGTGTGCTCGGGCTTGGCGGTTCAACAAGAAGAAGAAAATAA
- a CDS encoding arylamine N-acetyltransferase: protein MYLNRIDVRKIMEPSLAFLTELQNHHLLSIPFEDLDIPNRSRIELDLNKLYNKIILTGRGGFCYELNGLFYWLLTSLGFKVDMLSARVFNSKTGDLGPEYDHMTLLVHLDKNYLVDVGFGDSFRNPIAFPDGETDDISGSYRIFQIENNLFELQRKDNDSFSKQYSFTTIPRKLSDYNAMCVFQQDSPTSHFRTRMLCTIATESGRITLSDNSLTITNNGKKIIEKFTDEDKFYSLLKAYFKIELAK, encoded by the coding sequence TTGTATTTAAATAGAATTGATGTTAGAAAAATAATGGAACCTTCTCTTGCGTTTTTAACTGAACTTCAAAATCATCATCTTCTCTCCATTCCTTTTGAAGATCTCGACATTCCAAATCGCTCAAGAATTGAACTTGACCTGAATAAATTATACAACAAAATAATTTTAACCGGACGTGGAGGTTTTTGTTATGAACTTAACGGACTCTTCTACTGGCTGTTAACTTCGCTTGGATTCAAAGTTGATATGCTTTCTGCCCGCGTGTTCAATTCAAAGACTGGAGATTTAGGTCCGGAGTATGATCACATGACTCTTCTTGTTCATCTAGATAAAAATTATTTGGTTGATGTTGGTTTCGGTGATTCGTTCAGAAATCCGATTGCCTTTCCTGATGGAGAAACCGATGACATTAGTGGTAGTTACAGAATTTTTCAAATCGAAAATAATCTGTTTGAACTTCAGAGAAAGGATAACGATTCTTTTTCAAAGCAGTATAGTTTTACAACAATACCTCGAAAACTTTCTGATTATAACGCAATGTGTGTGTTCCAGCAAGACAGTCCGACTTCACATTTCAGAACAAGAATGTTATGCACAATTGCTACTGAGTCCGGACGGATTACTTTAAGCGATAACTCGTTAACTATTACAAATAATGGCAAAAAGATAATTGAGAAATTTACTGACGAAGATAAATTTTATTCTCTGCTAAAAGCTTATTTTAAAATTGAATTAGCTAAATAA
- a CDS encoding T9SS type A sorting domain-containing protein, with translation MFKYIFFFVIGLYSTLSLPQGWVQTSSTPVGGGVTDLLVRENGDILTTVGSFSWPSVAGGVRKSTDDGQTWQNVASAYNGRTIEEAFDGNLYASIWFYPQNEGLYRSTDGGDTWNGPIYSAGSNNNIFSISVMEESPNYTIFAGTRNGVMRSTDSGASFQNASNGMPNNSWVRDLEIDSSGIIAAATTNGLFTSTNNGDLWEQATGIPASDTTVTLLFDYPLSNQDGNDSRLYTGSQNGYIYQSFFESRYLSAVILTVFGDGEVASFFGTYLLIESKKINAVAVYPTGGDVGGVYVTNDTRSGFVKENEGLPSNPKVSALSGRVVQTRSGEEVEMYTGLYENSSTGAKIYKRTFVVSVEELDSEIPVDYKLEQNFPNPFNPTTTIQFSIPELSFVKIEVFNTLGEKVTTLVSEELFAGNYKYEWIAENLPSGIYFYKMKADSYEQTKKLVLLK, from the coding sequence GTGTTTAAATATATTTTCTTTTTCGTGATTGGACTATACAGCACGCTATCTTTACCACAGGGTTGGGTACAAACATCGTCAACGCCAGTAGGCGGAGGAGTAACCGATTTATTGGTGAGAGAGAATGGAGATATTCTAACAACCGTAGGATCATTTAGCTGGCCAAGTGTAGCGGGAGGAGTAAGAAAATCTACAGATGATGGACAGACATGGCAAAACGTAGCAAGCGCATACAATGGGAGAACGATAGAAGAAGCATTTGATGGAAATCTGTACGCAAGTATCTGGTTCTATCCGCAGAACGAAGGACTATATCGTTCAACAGATGGAGGAGATACATGGAATGGACCAATTTACTCGGCGGGATCAAACAACAATATCTTTTCAATTTCAGTAATGGAAGAAAGTCCGAACTATACAATCTTTGCAGGAACAAGAAATGGAGTTATGCGTTCAACGGATTCTGGGGCATCATTTCAAAATGCAAGCAATGGGATGCCCAACAATTCGTGGGTTAGAGATCTTGAAATTGATTCATCCGGAATAATAGCAGCAGCAACAACAAACGGATTATTTACTTCTACAAATAATGGAGATTTATGGGAACAAGCGACTGGAATTCCAGCTTCCGATACAACAGTCACACTATTATTTGATTATCCTCTGTCAAATCAGGATGGCAACGACTCACGGCTTTATACAGGAAGCCAGAACGGATATATTTATCAGTCATTTTTTGAGAGCAGATACTTATCGGCGGTTATTTTAACGGTATTTGGTGATGGAGAGGTTGCTTCATTCTTTGGTACTTATCTTTTGATAGAGAGCAAGAAGATTAATGCCGTAGCAGTCTATCCAACAGGAGGAGACGTAGGCGGTGTTTACGTTACAAATGATACAAGATCTGGATTTGTAAAAGAGAATGAAGGTCTTCCATCAAACCCAAAAGTTTCAGCACTTTCGGGAAGAGTAGTTCAAACCCGGAGTGGCGAGGAAGTTGAAATGTATACGGGTCTATATGAAAACAGCAGCACCGGAGCAAAAATTTATAAACGCACTTTTGTTGTCAGCGTTGAGGAACTTGATTCGGAAATCCCTGTGGATTATAAGCTTGAACAGAACTTTCCCAACCCATTCAATCCGACTACAACAATTCAATTCTCAATTCCTGAACTATCATTTGTAAAGATAGAAGTGTTCAACACACTTGGAGAAAAAGTAACAACACTTGTTTCTGAAGAATTATTTGCCGGTAATTACAAATACGAATGGATTGCAGAAAACCTGCCGAGTGGAATTTATTTTTACAAAATGAAAGCTGATAGTTATGAACAGACAAAGAAACTTGTTTTGCTGAAGTAA
- a CDS encoding T9SS type A sorting domain-containing protein, which yields MQSPVTGTLRSISFIDSLTGWAAGEAGTIIHTTNGGEFWGIQNSTVQTFIMDIFFIDNNNGWALTIRDQFPFNSVLLKTTNGGTLWTVNDLPDSLGVVRTIFFFDPLNGFAGGSDILFSSDGGNSWSESEIDSNMVSEFPVHKFKFFNRQFGYACGGRIDVAGVIWKTTNYGFNWTAQGVSVDEIFDVFIFDSLNAITLSGDPEGLFPIGYVKTTNAGESWSFSDLPYFGLAFAIDFRTYNEGWSASGYKFLLTTDHGNSWSEFETPDSSTVYDLQFIDARTGFAVGENGVILKLDPSLVDVKSELTIPDKFILYQNYPNPFNSSTTIKFTIPAPSLNPFSKGEGTLVTLKVYDVLGNEIAILVNEEKSAGEYEVEFNALTGIRPLVSGIYFYQLKTAEFVEIKKMIYLK from the coding sequence ATGCAATCCCCGGTTACAGGAACTTTGCGATCTATCTCCTTTATTGATAGTCTTACAGGATGGGCAGCCGGTGAAGCCGGAACTATAATCCACACAACCAACGGTGGAGAATTTTGGGGAATTCAAAACAGCACTGTCCAGACTTTTATAATGGATATCTTTTTTATTGATAATAATAATGGCTGGGCTCTGACAATTCGTGATCAGTTTCCATTCAATTCGGTATTGTTGAAAACAACAAACGGTGGAACTTTGTGGACAGTAAATGATCTCCCTGATTCTCTTGGAGTAGTGAGAACAATTTTCTTCTTTGATCCGCTGAACGGATTTGCCGGGGGTTCAGATATTTTATTCTCTTCTGATGGCGGAAATAGCTGGAGTGAATCCGAAATTGATTCTAATATGGTTTCAGAATTTCCTGTTCATAAATTCAAATTTTTTAATCGCCAGTTTGGTTATGCTTGCGGCGGACGTATTGATGTCGCAGGCGTTATCTGGAAAACCACAAATTATGGATTTAACTGGACCGCACAGGGTGTAAGTGTAGATGAAATTTTTGATGTTTTCATATTCGATTCATTAAATGCAATTACTCTTTCTGGAGACCCCGAGGGATTGTTTCCTATCGGATATGTTAAAACAACCAACGCAGGTGAGTCGTGGAGTTTTAGTGATTTGCCTTATTTCGGGCTTGCATTTGCAATTGATTTTCGAACTTATAATGAAGGATGGTCAGCTTCCGGTTATAAATTTTTGCTCACAACTGACCATGGAAATTCATGGAGTGAGTTTGAAACTCCGGACAGCTCTACGGTTTATGATCTGCAGTTTATTGATGCGAGAACCGGTTTCGCTGTGGGTGAGAATGGAGTAATCCTAAAACTAGATCCATCTCTTGTTGATGTAAAATCCGAGTTAACGATTCCAGATAAATTTATTTTATACCAGAATTATCCCAATCCGTTTAATTCTTCAACTACAATAAAATTTACAATTCCTGCCCCATCCCTAAATCCCTTCTCCAAAGGAGAAGGGACTTTAGTGACCCTTAAAGTTTATGATGTACTTGGAAATGAAATTGCAATTCTTGTTAATGAAGAAAAATCTGCCGGGGAATATGAAGTTGAATTCAACGCATTAACAGGAATACGACCGCTGGTATCCGGGATCTATTTCTACCAGCTTAAGACTGCTGAGTTCGTAGAAATAAAAAAGATGATTTATTTAAAATAA